In one Hymenobacter sp. DG25B genomic region, the following are encoded:
- a CDS encoding AAA family ATPase → MVAFFKKENNVYYFDNESEDAFEGFRFESYMNMVYFTPINKVNILIGANNSGKSRFMRAIIKNNSIITTNENSIINKLKQLSDLARKAEDILPNEVFLNFQTTARVEITDQIIINESHKRLLLRNREPQDYPISRESVINSIKHITSSFYTMRGAGLKAGITLQSDILIIAYNIYILNKDKVEKWGIFPFEGLSKTLSYEIFDDSEEIINLLQEISSVSSEIADIKINNDILNKIYIPILRSARTLHTSNLVSSDIDKSVLNDTISSIFKFTIAQDYSLPLNDTNLQIETGLNLFSLIKDANNSLQHARRPFKAFVNFISINFFNGKHVELIAPPAEGIERENIAVEIEDEERPIQYLGDGVQSLLIMLYPIFTAKPNSWIFIEEPETHLHPGLQRIFLETIINDPTIISKNLTIFFTTHSNHLLSVSLEEKQDINIFTFEKIKIDNKSVCDIRAVKSKDLTILNKLEVHNSSVFISNCSIWVEGPTDRIYFRIYLNNYIKKYKKPIIHEDLHYSFLEYAGSNLSHYIFQETEDDDMLENEKLIKTINALSIANRIILISDSDSGKEKKHENLKKQISKNFSYYRIPVREVENLLSPKSLSDIIPKAIKKIRPEDMNRISFNESEYKDIYMGNYLKSKLPIEKLPKGFTAESGTLSTLHKNSFAKYASNHVSWDDMTESAQDLAKELYTFISKHNYIDHDDELQIT, encoded by the coding sequence ATGGTAGCCTTTTTCAAAAAAGAAAATAATGTTTATTATTTCGATAATGAATCAGAAGACGCTTTTGAAGGATTTAGATTTGAAAGCTATATGAATATGGTCTACTTTACGCCTATCAACAAAGTAAATATACTAATAGGAGCGAATAATTCTGGCAAGAGTAGATTCATGCGCGCCATTATAAAAAACAATTCAATAATTACAACAAATGAAAATAGCATTATCAACAAACTTAAACAATTATCTGACCTCGCAAGGAAAGCTGAGGATATTTTACCAAACGAAGTATTTCTAAATTTTCAAACAACAGCAAGAGTAGAAATAACTGATCAAATTATTATTAACGAAAGTCACAAAAGACTATTACTACGCAATAGAGAGCCACAAGATTATCCAATAAGCAGAGAATCAGTTATTAATAGTATAAAACATATTACTAGTTCATTTTATACAATGAGAGGCGCGGGCCTTAAAGCCGGAATTACACTCCAATCTGACATATTGATAATAGCTTATAATATATATATTTTAAACAAAGACAAAGTTGAAAAATGGGGCATATTTCCATTTGAAGGATTATCAAAAACATTGTCTTATGAAATATTTGATGATTCCGAAGAGATAATAAATTTATTACAAGAAATATCTTCTGTTTCATCAGAAATTGCTGATATAAAAATAAATAACGATATATTAAACAAGATCTACATTCCTATATTAAGATCAGCACGAACACTTCACACCTCCAATCTGGTAAGTTCCGATATTGACAAAAGCGTATTAAACGATACAATTTCATCAATATTCAAATTTACAATAGCGCAAGACTACTCACTTCCATTGAATGACACTAACCTACAGATTGAAACTGGACTAAATTTATTCTCTTTAATAAAAGACGCAAATAATTCATTACAACACGCGAGAAGACCTTTTAAAGCATTTGTTAATTTTATTTCTATCAATTTTTTTAATGGAAAACATGTTGAATTAATTGCACCACCAGCAGAAGGAATAGAGAGAGAAAATATTGCCGTAGAAATAGAAGATGAAGAACGCCCGATACAATATTTAGGAGACGGAGTGCAATCATTATTGATAATGCTCTATCCTATATTTACAGCAAAGCCTAATTCATGGATCTTTATAGAAGAGCCAGAAACACATCTACACCCAGGATTACAAAGAATTTTTTTAGAAACAATTATTAACGACCCAACCATTATAAGTAAAAATTTGACTATATTTTTCACCACACATTCAAATCACCTTTTATCTGTAAGTCTAGAAGAAAAACAAGACATAAACATATTCACTTTTGAAAAAATAAAAATAGATAACAAAAGTGTATGTGATATAAGAGCTGTTAAATCAAAAGATCTAACGATATTAAACAAACTAGAAGTACACAACTCCTCTGTATTCATTTCAAATTGTTCTATATGGGTTGAAGGACCAACTGACAGAATATATTTTCGTATTTATCTTAATAATTATATAAAAAAATATAAAAAGCCAATCATACATGAAGATTTACATTATTCGTTTTTAGAATATGCCGGATCTAATTTATCACATTATATATTCCAAGAAACGGAAGATGACGATATGTTAGAAAATGAAAAACTAATTAAGACTATTAATGCTTTATCAATAGCAAATAGAATTATTTTAATTTCCGATTCTGACTCAGGAAAAGAAAAAAAGCATGAAAATCTTAAAAAGCAAATCAGCAAAAATTTCTCCTATTATAGAATACCTGTCCGAGAAGTAGAAAATCTTTTATCACCAAAATCTCTATCAGATATTATCCCAAAAGCAATTAAAAAAATACGCCCTGAAGACATGAACCGAATTTCCTTTAATGAATCAGAATATAAAGATATTTATATGGGAAATTATCTAAAGAGCAAGCTTCCGATAGAAAAGTTACCTAAAGGGTTTACTGCTGAAAGCGGTACTCTAAGCACATTACACAAAAACAGCTTTGCTAAATATGCTTCAAATCATGTTTCCTGGGATGATATGACTGAAAGCGCACAAGATTTAGCAAAAGAGCTTTATACTTTCATCAGTAAACACAACTATATAGATCATGATGATGAATTACAGATAACCTAA
- a CDS encoding SBBP repeat-containing protein, which translates to MKLSGIPYLLIGMLLLLPEGAQATPTTRTAGSKKVPALSATWVSYYNGPADSYDFGGLLALSRNGDVYVTGSSANPGNGYADFATVKYDRRTGKELWKARYNGPADSDDQARAIAVDARGDVYVTGYSMSSAFFIADYAIVKYDGRTGEQLWAARYNGPADYDDQPTDIALDLLGNVYVTGSSSNGDFYDYATVKYDGRTGQQLWATLYDSSYGFGDFASSIAVSLSGDVYVTGTSAKSSSEGLFDIVTIKYNGRTGQALWESRYDGPNNQEDHAGDMVVDVRGDVYVTGSATVKYNGRTGQQLWVADAAGWDGRLALSRLNGLYLTGGSYNGSNSDYLTIKFDPRTGQELWRTTYDGGYNDAATGIDVDMAGNVYVTGTVFNNSDNTSGDEDIVTLMYDGRTGQEQWRARFNGPASHADRAGSVAVDPAGNVYVSGSASVAGEFQFDYVTLKYGKTNHGNGPHMAALAPLEVGARPVQLALAAFPNPAGAEVQLRYYLPQAGAAELRVYNQLGILVATQLLASNTATGWHTLPLSTANLSEGLYTCRLLHNGQATQLRLQVQH; encoded by the coding sequence ATGAAATTATCCGGTATTCCCTATCTGCTGATTGGTATGCTGCTGCTGCTGCCCGAAGGAGCCCAGGCCACGCCCACTACCCGCACCGCGGGGAGTAAAAAGGTGCCCGCCCTTTCCGCAACCTGGGTTTCCTACTACAACGGCCCGGCTGATAGCTACGACTTTGGCGGCCTCCTGGCGCTAAGCCGGAATGGGGATGTGTACGTGACGGGGAGCTCCGCTAATCCGGGCAACGGCTACGCCGATTTTGCCACCGTCAAGTATGATCGGCGCACGGGAAAGGAGCTCTGGAAGGCGCGCTACAACGGCCCCGCCGACAGCGACGACCAGGCCCGCGCTATTGCGGTAGACGCGCGCGGCGACGTGTACGTAACCGGCTACTCAATGAGCAGCGCGTTCTTTATTGCCGACTACGCCATTGTGAAGTACGATGGCCGCACGGGGGAGCAACTCTGGGCGGCGCGCTACAATGGCCCTGCTGATTACGACGACCAGCCCACCGACATTGCCCTCGACCTATTGGGCAACGTTTACGTGACCGGGTCATCCTCCAACGGCGACTTCTACGACTACGCCACCGTGAAGTACGACGGCCGCACTGGCCAGCAGCTCTGGGCCACGCTCTACGACAGCTCCTACGGGTTCGGCGACTTTGCCAGCTCCATTGCCGTGAGCTTGAGCGGGGATGTGTATGTCACTGGCACCTCGGCCAAAAGCAGCTCCGAGGGGCTGTTTGACATCGTGACCATCAAATACAACGGGCGCACCGGCCAGGCACTCTGGGAATCCCGCTACGACGGCCCAAACAACCAGGAAGACCATGCGGGCGACATGGTGGTAGATGTACGCGGCGACGTATATGTAACCGGCAGTGCCACCGTGAAATACAACGGGCGCACCGGCCAGCAGCTTTGGGTAGCCGACGCCGCCGGGTGGGATGGCCGCCTGGCGCTGAGCCGGCTCAATGGCCTTTACCTCACCGGCGGATCGTATAACGGCAGCAACTCCGACTACCTCACCATAAAATTTGACCCCCGCACCGGGCAGGAGCTGTGGCGCACGACCTACGATGGGGGCTACAACGACGCCGCCACGGGCATCGACGTAGATATGGCCGGAAACGTGTACGTGACGGGCACTGTCTTCAACAACAGCGACAACACCAGCGGCGATGAGGACATCGTCACGCTTATGTACGACGGCCGCACCGGCCAAGAGCAGTGGCGCGCCCGCTTCAATGGCCCCGCCTCCCACGCCGACCGGGCCGGCTCCGTGGCCGTAGACCCCGCCGGCAACGTGTACGTGAGTGGTTCCGCTTCTGTAGCCGGCGAATTTCAGTTTGATTACGTTACGCTGAAATACGGCAAAACCAACCACGGTAACGGCCCGCACATGGCGGCGCTGGCCCCGCTGGAAGTGGGTGCCCGCCCCGTGCAGCTGGCGCTGGCAGCCTTCCCGAACCCAGCCGGGGCTGAGGTGCAGCTGCGCTACTATCTGCCACAGGCCGGCGCGGCTGAGCTGCGGGTGTACAACCAGCTGGGCATCCTGGTAGCCACGCAACTACTGGCTTCCAACACTGCTACCGGCTGGCATACGCTGCCCTTATCCACGGCCAACCTGAGCGAAGGCCTGTATACCTGCCGGCTGCTCCACAATGGACAAGCCACCCAATTGCGGCTGCAGGTGCAGCACTAA
- a CDS encoding cupin domain-containing protein, translating to MHILSSLPSLHQTAASLTEYWSPRVVAEFEDSYVKVAKVHGSLAWHSHEQEDEVFFILKGHLRIELETGAVELPEGALYVVPKGVRHNPVAEQECHIMLIEKKSTLHTGSEVTEKTRSLADQLRPLATGSLQ from the coding sequence ATGCACATACTATCCTCTCTTCCGTCTTTGCACCAAACGGCGGCTTCCCTGACCGAGTACTGGTCCCCGCGCGTAGTGGCTGAATTTGAAGACTCTTATGTGAAAGTGGCCAAAGTGCATGGTTCTCTGGCCTGGCACAGTCATGAGCAGGAAGATGAAGTCTTTTTTATTCTAAAGGGCCACTTACGCATCGAACTCGAAACCGGAGCCGTTGAGTTGCCAGAAGGCGCCTTGTACGTAGTGCCAAAGGGCGTACGGCATAACCCCGTGGCGGAGCAGGAGTGCCACATTATGTTGATAGAAAAAAAATCAACCCTGCACACCGGTAGCGAGGTGACCGAGAAAACACGTTCACTGGCTGATCAGCTACGGCCATTAGCCACCGGTAGCCTCCAGTAG
- a CDS encoding DUF5615 family PIN-like protein, producing MKLLFDENLSCRVVALLAEAFPGSEQVRRLGLLGKTDRLIWDYVRQHGFIIVTHDEDFLELSTLYGAPPKVLLLRAGSLPALAALLLRHHATITTELAAPTDTHCLTLYGE from the coding sequence ATGAAGCTGCTCTTCGACGAGAATCTCTCCTGCCGCGTGGTAGCCCTGCTGGCCGAAGCCTTTCCCGGCTCAGAGCAGGTGCGGCGTCTGGGCCTGCTGGGTAAAACCGACCGCCTGATATGGGACTACGTCCGTCAGCACGGGTTTATCATTGTAACGCACGACGAGGATTTTCTGGAGCTGAGTACCCTCTACGGCGCCCCGCCCAAGGTACTGTTGCTACGCGCCGGCAGCCTGCCCGCGCTGGCTGCGTTGCTGCTCCGGCACCACGCCACCATTACCACCGAGCTGGCCGCTCCCACCGATACGCACTGCCTGACGTTGTATGGGGAGTAG
- a CDS encoding DUF433 domain-containing protein has translation MDYYSYLSINPEVRFGRPCIKGTRISVADVLGWLGNGQTIPEILEDFPELTRQQIQACLLYAADRERHLRIAG, from the coding sequence ATGGACTACTATTCTTACCTCTCCATTAACCCCGAAGTGCGCTTCGGCCGCCCGTGCATCAAAGGCACCCGCATCAGCGTGGCCGATGTACTGGGCTGGCTGGGCAACGGCCAGACGATACCGGAAATTCTGGAGGACTTTCCGGAGCTGACCCGGCAGCAGATTCAGGCCTGCCTGCTCTACGCCGCCGACCGGGAACGACACCTGCGCATTGCGGGATGA
- a CDS encoding GAF domain-containing protein: MTADERNRLAELESYDILYSAQEKLFDDLVELAAYIFSVPVARIAFVHEKEVWHKASAGMPAQEVLALEQTLCSKAIASDEPVLVFEDLATEPASGTATSQERNVQFYAGVPVRTPQGIPIGTVCLAGYEPRQLTQPEQQLLTQLADLVMRALEARRQLHATQNTHGWDRLREEAEEVLHNQMAVVRYLKARSEGQVPVPPSCWNPLPGAWKK; the protein is encoded by the coding sequence ATGACTGCCGATGAACGTAACCGCCTGGCTGAGCTGGAATCTTACGATATCCTGTATTCCGCGCAGGAAAAGCTGTTTGACGACCTGGTAGAGCTGGCTGCCTACATTTTTAGTGTGCCGGTGGCCCGCATTGCCTTCGTGCACGAGAAGGAAGTGTGGCACAAAGCCAGCGCGGGTATGCCGGCGCAGGAAGTACTGGCCCTGGAGCAAACTCTCTGCAGCAAAGCTATTGCCTCCGATGAGCCGGTGCTGGTGTTCGAGGACCTGGCCACCGAGCCCGCGTCGGGCACCGCCACCAGCCAGGAGCGCAACGTGCAGTTTTATGCCGGCGTGCCCGTACGCACCCCACAAGGCATTCCCATTGGCACCGTATGCCTGGCCGGCTACGAGCCCCGCCAGCTCACCCAGCCCGAGCAGCAGCTCCTCACCCAGCTCGCCGACCTGGTGATGCGGGCCCTGGAAGCGCGCCGCCAGCTGCACGCCACCCAGAATACCCACGGCTGGGACCGGCTGCGCGAGGAAGCTGAAGAAGTGCTGCACAACCAAATGGCCGTGGTGCGCTACCTCAAAGCCCGCAGCGAAGGCCAGGTGCCCGTGCCCCCGAGCTGCTGGAACCCATTGCCAGGCGCCTGGAAGAAGTAG
- a CDS encoding energy transducer TonB: protein MRILSGAGLLALTLLPLLSQAQETKKVIKYHQFPENPQYREEYFVLKDDNTIRHGEYQEIYLRTEMPSLAGYYNQGRKDSIWHQYYNGPDQKVEAKGRYHNDKPVGVWEFYTYQGKLEQQYDYTRHQLVMNDPAETKITFRPVVGAAPLELNPVYIGGFSKLHQLIGQSLRFPPQALRNRKGGRAVVGFTLAADGQPGNFRVVQSVGYGIDEEALRVAQAVAVGWLPASVGGRPVAAEVEIPFEFQIR from the coding sequence ATGCGCATTCTATCCGGGGCCGGGTTGCTGGCCCTTACTCTGCTGCCCCTGCTCAGCCAGGCGCAGGAAACCAAAAAGGTTATTAAATACCATCAGTTTCCCGAAAACCCGCAGTACCGCGAAGAGTACTTTGTGCTGAAAGATGACAACACCATCCGGCACGGCGAGTACCAGGAAATTTACCTGCGCACCGAGATGCCCTCCCTGGCCGGCTACTACAACCAGGGCCGCAAGGACAGCATCTGGCATCAGTATTATAACGGACCCGACCAGAAGGTGGAGGCTAAAGGCCGCTACCATAACGACAAGCCGGTGGGCGTATGGGAGTTCTACACCTACCAAGGCAAGCTGGAGCAGCAGTACGACTACACCCGCCACCAGCTGGTGATGAACGACCCCGCCGAAACGAAAATTACCTTTCGCCCCGTGGTCGGCGCTGCCCCGTTGGAGCTGAACCCGGTTTACATCGGGGGCTTCTCTAAGTTGCACCAACTCATAGGCCAATCCCTTCGCTTTCCACCACAGGCTCTCCGCAACAGGAAGGGCGGCCGCGCCGTGGTGGGCTTCACCCTGGCGGCCGATGGCCAGCCCGGCAACTTTCGGGTGGTACAGTCGGTGGGGTATGGCATAGATGAAGAAGCCTTGCGGGTAGCACAGGCCGTGGCGGTAGGTTGGTTGCCGGCTTCGGTAGGCGGCCGGCCCGTAGCCGCCGAAGTGGAAATTCCCTTCGAGTTTCAGATCCGCTAG
- a CDS encoding GNAT family N-acetyltransferase has product MPAPTPVAHIRPATPADEPFIREVLPRLVAFGPPAWRDETQLKARDIAVLLETLHHPAPHSGVFLAEQQGQPVGVLHLTTSTDFYQQTQAHITDLAVMWAAEGQGVGRALLAFAETWALERGYRWLTLSVFAQNSRARAVYERAGFEPDMMSYVKVLPPTGRLQEEE; this is encoded by the coding sequence ATGCCTGCTCCCACTCCTGTTGCCCATATCCGCCCGGCCACGCCCGCCGATGAGCCCTTTATCCGGGAAGTGCTGCCGCGCCTGGTGGCGTTTGGGCCGCCGGCCTGGCGCGACGAAACCCAACTGAAGGCCCGGGATATAGCCGTGCTGCTGGAAACCCTGCACCACCCCGCCCCGCACAGCGGCGTGTTCCTGGCCGAGCAGCAGGGCCAGCCTGTGGGCGTGCTGCACCTCACCACCTCCACCGACTTCTACCAGCAAACCCAGGCCCACATCACGGACCTGGCCGTGATGTGGGCCGCCGAAGGCCAGGGCGTGGGCCGCGCCCTGCTGGCGTTTGCCGAAACCTGGGCGCTGGAGCGCGGCTACCGCTGGCTTACCCTCAGCGTATTTGCCCAGAACAGTCGCGCCCGCGCCGTGTACGAGCGAGCTGGTTTTGAGCCGGATATGATGAGCTACGTGAAGGTACTGCCACCTACGGGCCGGCTTCAGGAGGAAGAGTAA
- a CDS encoding M1 family aminopeptidase has protein sequence MKLLLFVFCLLPLLAGAQHRVAYQVHYAPHMSTEGLRVQVSVRTPKAEDSTYFHFANEVWGERDLLRCLGGFAGEGPSYRFRVVPDSNRIVVYHPRIRTVRFSYRVRQDAPEYTRDQVNRPRVTDTYFHVLGESLFMVPDALAASPTPPDMTAIIRWVGFPKDYVLHNTFASGVREQTFRGKLWTEFYRSLYVGGDYRLQQFSYQNRPVYVALRGQWQNYEESRLLQTIQQALTAQRDFWQDAGPARYTVFLSPTVTLLDSAWRGQSMRGEGLYQGFKLQSTNTPFNNWDLLRYMCNHEMLHDWIGGQITAAHEELNYWFTEGFTDYYAYKNRLRSGELSMENWVKTFNEDVIQRLYKNPERNQPNYLIKDNYWKNSSFGKLPYRRGALFAFWLDNQILKATGYTRSLDDLMRELRQSCLQPGQKFTDERFLVLAQTYLHEDISYEFQKYILTGADLPLTSPDLMEGFAVDNSQPVPVLKLTGESTALRERYLNTKPAAKPVAQK, from the coding sequence ATGAAACTTCTGCTGTTTGTCTTCTGCCTGCTTCCTTTATTGGCTGGGGCTCAACACCGCGTGGCCTACCAGGTGCACTACGCCCCGCACATGAGCACGGAAGGGCTACGGGTGCAGGTAAGCGTGCGTACGCCCAAAGCCGAGGACTCCACTTATTTCCACTTTGCCAATGAGGTGTGGGGCGAGCGGGACCTGCTGCGCTGCCTCGGCGGCTTTGCAGGGGAGGGCCCCAGCTACCGTTTCCGGGTGGTGCCCGACAGCAACCGCATAGTAGTGTACCACCCGCGCATCCGCACCGTGCGCTTTTCCTACCGCGTGCGCCAGGATGCCCCGGAGTACACCCGCGACCAGGTGAACCGCCCCCGCGTGACGGATACCTATTTCCATGTGCTGGGCGAAAGCTTGTTTATGGTGCCCGATGCCCTGGCCGCCTCTCCCACCCCGCCCGATATGACGGCTATCATCCGGTGGGTTGGTTTTCCGAAAGATTACGTGCTGCACAACACCTTTGCCTCAGGCGTGCGGGAGCAAACCTTCCGGGGCAAGCTCTGGACGGAGTTTTACCGCTCGCTCTACGTAGGCGGCGACTACCGCCTGCAGCAGTTCAGCTACCAGAACCGACCGGTGTACGTGGCCCTGCGCGGGCAGTGGCAGAACTACGAGGAGTCGCGCCTGCTGCAAACCATTCAGCAAGCCCTCACGGCCCAGCGCGACTTCTGGCAGGATGCCGGCCCGGCCCGCTACACCGTGTTTCTGAGCCCCACCGTAACGTTGCTGGATAGCGCCTGGCGCGGCCAGAGCATGCGCGGCGAGGGTTTGTACCAGGGCTTCAAGCTGCAATCCACGAATACGCCCTTCAACAACTGGGACCTGCTGCGCTACATGTGCAACCACGAGATGCTGCACGACTGGATAGGCGGCCAGATTACCGCCGCCCACGAGGAGCTGAACTACTGGTTTACGGAAGGCTTCACGGACTACTACGCCTACAAAAACCGCCTGCGCAGCGGCGAGCTTTCCATGGAAAACTGGGTAAAAACCTTCAATGAAGACGTGATTCAGCGGCTTTACAAAAACCCGGAGCGCAACCAGCCCAACTACCTCATCAAAGACAACTACTGGAAAAACAGCTCCTTCGGCAAGCTGCCTTACCGCCGCGGTGCGCTCTTCGCCTTTTGGCTGGATAATCAAATTTTGAAAGCCACCGGCTATACCCGCTCCCTGGATGATTTGATGCGCGAGCTACGCCAATCCTGCCTGCAGCCCGGCCAGAAGTTTACCGATGAGCGTTTCCTGGTGCTGGCCCAAACCTATCTGCACGAAGACATCAGCTACGAGTTTCAGAAATACATCCTCACCGGCGCCGACCTACCTCTGACTTCGCCGGATTTGATGGAGGGCTTTGCTGTGGATAACAGCCAGCCCGTGCCGGTGCTGAAACTGACCGGCGAGAGTACAGCGTTGCGGGAACGGTACCTGAACACAAAGCCGGCCGCCAAACCAGTAGCCCAAAAATAA
- a CDS encoding META domain-containing protein — translation MRFALSLFCCLWLLASCQRIETNVAPTATLENTRWMLVQVEETPVPVPSSSLSARSYLEFTSADHKTSGRAPCNGFGGTYTLGSRPGTLTISGQMSTRGTCPAQALEYHYLSALSQTVRYEITGNELRLYGPDNSRQPKLTFNLAR, via the coding sequence ATGCGCTTTGCCCTTTCTCTTTTTTGCTGCCTCTGGTTATTGGCTTCCTGCCAACGAATTGAGACGAACGTAGCGCCCACTGCCACGCTGGAAAACACCCGCTGGATGCTGGTGCAGGTAGAGGAAACGCCGGTGCCTGTACCAAGCTCTTCGTTGTCGGCCCGCTCCTACCTGGAGTTTACCTCTGCTGATCATAAAACCAGCGGCCGCGCCCCGTGCAATGGCTTTGGCGGTACCTACACACTGGGCAGCAGGCCGGGCACCCTCACCATCAGTGGTCAGATGTCGACGAGAGGCACCTGCCCCGCCCAAGCCCTGGAGTATCACTACCTGAGTGCCCTGAGCCAAACCGTGCGCTATGAAATAACCGGCAACGAGCTGCGCCTGTACGGGCCGGATAACTCGCGGCAGCCCAAGCTGACTTTTAATCTGGCGCGCTAA
- a CDS encoding DUF6624 domain-containing protein, whose product MFRALYIGLLSLLATGCLAQTTLNQGLKQELNSIDAEDQKYRILIMRQMLTGAPSGYDSIARVVHLTPEQVGPYVSQRMLELDSVNIRRIARIITQYGYPGKTLVGEPTNEVALLVIQHSNRIPQYLPLIKKMAAKGEIPFYLYARMLDRQLMYEGKEQLYGTQGRSFGVPNAQTGQRENVSFIWPIQDAARVNQRRKKAGFDSTVEANAQRLGMKYKPMALAEARAIEQASAAKP is encoded by the coding sequence ATGTTCCGCGCTCTATACATTGGCCTGCTGAGCCTGCTGGCCACTGGCTGCCTTGCCCAAACCACCCTCAACCAGGGCCTGAAACAAGAGCTGAACAGCATAGATGCCGAAGACCAGAAGTACCGCATCCTGATTATGCGGCAAATGCTCACCGGCGCCCCCAGCGGCTACGATTCCATAGCCCGCGTGGTGCACCTGACGCCTGAGCAGGTTGGCCCCTATGTAAGCCAGCGCATGCTGGAGCTGGACTCGGTCAACATCCGGCGCATTGCCCGGATTATTACGCAGTATGGCTACCCGGGCAAAACGCTGGTAGGTGAGCCCACCAACGAGGTAGCCCTGCTCGTGATTCAGCACTCCAACCGGATTCCGCAGTACTTACCGCTCATTAAAAAGATGGCCGCTAAAGGCGAGATACCCTTCTACCTGTATGCCCGCATGCTGGACCGCCAATTGATGTATGAGGGCAAAGAGCAGCTATATGGCACGCAGGGCCGCAGTTTTGGTGTGCCCAATGCTCAAACCGGCCAGCGGGAAAACGTCTCGTTTATCTGGCCCATACAGGATGCGGCCCGTGTAAACCAGCGGCGCAAAAAGGCTGGCTTTGATTCCACCGTAGAAGCCAATGCCCAGCGCCTGGGTATGAAGTATAAGCCCATGGCCCTGGCCGAAGCCCGGGCCATTGAGCAGGCCTCCGCGGCCAAGCCGTAA